A single region of the Vicia villosa cultivar HV-30 ecotype Madison, WI linkage group LG4, Vvil1.0, whole genome shotgun sequence genome encodes:
- the LOC131597232 gene encoding uncharacterized protein LOC131597232, with protein sequence MEKNTDIFGIANDRARNIRDYVVFDPTFMSTGVVLPKITTAQFKFKPMMFQMLQTTGHYSGAPTEDPHLHMRQFLDVASNFKIPGVTDDAFRLRLFPYSLRDRAKSWLNSLEPNSIATWNDLAEKFLAKYFPPSRNAKMRNEITSFRQGDDELLFEAWERFKELFRQCPHHGIPICIQLETFYNGLVPSSRKMLDASSGGALLSKSYEEGYRLIESITTNTYQWPTARANVSTTQRRPAGVHEVTETTLLVAQVVQIHKMMKSLMTPDTPKPDPVKVVTDALEVSCVYCGGVHLFEECTVNPVSANYVGNNNIYNNPYNNTYNPEWRNHPNFLWSNSQGQSKPQNT encoded by the coding sequence ATGGAAAAAAATACCGACATCTTTGGTATTGCCAATGATAGGGCAAGAAACATCAGAGACTATGTTGTTTTTGACCCAACATTCATGAGTACTGGCGTTGTCTTGCCAAAGATCACTACAGCCCAATTTAAGTTCAAGCCCATGATGTTTCAAATGTTACAAACCACTGGTCATTACTCTGGAGCACCTACTGAAGATCCTCATCTACATATGAGGCAGTTCCTGGATGTAGCTAGCAACTTCAAAATTCCAGGCGTGACCGATGATGCCTTCAGGCTCAGATTGTTTCCTTATTCTCTAAGGGATAGAGCCAAAAGTTGGTTGAATTCCTTAGAGCCTAATTCCATTGCTACATGGAATGACTTGGCTGAGAAGTTCTTGGCTAAGTATTTTCCTCCTTCAAGGAATGCAAAGATGAGAAATGAAATTACCTCATTCAGGCAAGGAGATGATGAGTTACTTTTTGAAGCTTGGGAAAGATTTAAAGAATTATTTAGGCAATGCCCTCACCATGGTATCCCCATTTGTATTCAACTTGAGACATTTTACAATGGGTTGGTTCCATCATCAAGGAAAATGCTTGATGCATCTAGTGGAGGAGCGCTATTGTCTAAGTCTTATGAAGAAGGATATCGATTGATAGAAAGTATCACGACCAATACGTATCAATGGCCTACAGCAAGAGCTAATGTGAGTACAACTCAGAGAAGGCCAGCTGGAGTTCATGAAGTTACCGAGACTACTTTACTTGTTGCACAAGTAGTACAAATTCATAAGATGATGAAGAGTTTGATGACTCCAGACACACCTAAACCTGATCCAGTAAAGGTGGTCACAGACGCATTAGAGGTTTCTTGTGTCTACTGTGGAGGGGTACATTTGTTTGAAGAGTGCACTGTAAATCCAGTTTCAGCAAACTATGTTGGAAATAACAACATATACAACAACCCTTACAACAACACTTACAATCCTGAATGGCGAAACCACCCAAATTTTTTATGGAGCAACAGTCAAGGTCAATCAAAGCCTCAAAATACCTAA